Part of the Bacillus andreraoultii genome is shown below.
CTGGTATGTCAGATCAACAACAGCAACAACAACAGCAAATGATGAAAATGATGGGGATTATGTCACCAGCGATGATTCTAATCGCATCACTATCAACTCCATCTGCATTAGCATTATACTGGACTGTGTCAGGGTTCTATTTAATTGGACAAACATATTTAACTAGAAAGCTTTATCCACCAGTTCAACCACAACCGGAAAAAGCAACAGCAAATAATAGTATTGGTGGTAAGTCTGGCAATCAATCGAATAAAAAGAAGAAGAAAAAGAAAAAATAATATTTGAACAGGCAAATAGAGGTCAGACAGTACTATGTCTGGCCTCTTATTCACTTATATCGTGGTTGTCTATACTATCCGCTCTTTCTTCGACGTGAATTTTTTCCTTTGGCATGACATGCATTCTTCTAGCAGTTACATGTACTTGAACAAAATATTCACCGACCTCAGAAAAACTTGTTTCAATTTCATATTTACCCCCATTTTGTTTCATTACGTCAAGACTTTGACTATTTTCTTTATCTCCTGCTTTCCAAACTTCAAACATTACTTCATCTGCATCCGCGACCTCCTCCCCCTTTTGTGTCACCACCGCTCGTACAGTAAATGGTTCATTAACATGGACATGTTCTGGCGTCTGTAAGTCAACTTCAACAGGTTTTAGTGAAACCTCTTCAGCTTTGTTTCCATTACACCCTGATAATATGATTAATAAACATATAAGCAATATGTTTCTCCAGTTTTTCATTCTCTCTCCCCTTTCTTATTGATTCTATCATACCAATAATAATGGTATCATTGAGAAAAAGAGGTCGACATCAAACGACAAATTTCTCGGAAAACTATTTTTCCTTTTTTATAAATGTTTTATAGTAAAGATCAATCTATCAGATAATAAAACTAGGAAAGTATACATTTTTCTTATACGCATAGCTAAAAACTTCGGCTCTCGCTCCGCCTAAAGGCCTTAGTTCTGAATTTCCTCTATCTATCCCTAAATATGATTAAACTAAGTAATTTTGATATCTTAATATAACTAAATGCATTGAAAACTATATGATAATTTGAAAGGTG
Proteins encoded:
- a CDS encoding FixH family protein, which translates into the protein MKNWRNILLICLLIILSGCNGNKAEEVSLKPVEVDLQTPEHVHVNEPFTVRAVVTQKGEEVADADEVMFEVWKAGDKENSQSLDVMKQNGGKYEIETSFSEVGEYFVQVHVTARRMHVMPKEKIHVEERADSIDNHDISE